GGATAGTCGTAGTTGTCTCCGCCATTTACGGTTATATTAAAACTAAAATTTTTCACAGCCAGCGAAGGGTCAAGTCGATAGTGAAATGAATCAAGACCTCGGCCTTTAAAAGTTACACGAAAGGTATTACTTTCATTTTTTTTCAAACGACCAGTCCAAACTATCTTATCACTAGCATCGGAAAGTATTGCGTCAGTTTTTTTATTATTAACTAAAAATGATAACTCCGAAAGTAATACTTTGTTACGATCTAGGGATACTGGAAACACAAAAACAATATCAATATCTCGTGCTTCAGGATTAATAACTTCATAGATTCCACTAAAACTAAAATCAAATCCCGAAAAATATACTAACCCACGTTTACGGTAATTCATCGAAGCATCAACACTGATTTTTTGCTGTGATAACACTAAAGGCTTAAGTGAATTAAAAACTGTACCACTTTGAACATATCTCACTGATGGTGCCACTTGATCGATAGGAGCACCCCAGCGTTCAATCACGTCACTATAAAGTTCTCCATTAGCAAAACCTTGGCGATCTGCCACTTGGCCTGAGATGACCGCAGTTGCAAAGACGACAATAAGAAAGCTACCCCATACATGATAGCGAATCGGCATTAAAAAGATTTTTTTAATTCGTGCGAACATTTGGCTAATGCCTCCTTAGTGTTGTCTATTTCTAAGGAGGTTAAATAAAAAATGTGGCAATAATATGAATTAATTATAGAAATTTGAAGCAAATAATATGCAAAACTGGTGCAAGCGTTTAGCATACAACATCGGTCAATATTTTTTCTTTATCCGTTGCAAAGATTTTTTAGCGCGAGCAATTTGTTTGCCAAAAGCTTTATCTGCCTGGCGACGTTGATGCTCATCATGGCGTAGCGCATATGCTTGTGCCTCACTTTTCATCTTTAAAAAATAATCTAAACGTTCGTTAGCCAGTGAATTTGTTGCAACTGCAATGCGTACTGCACAGCCTGGCTCGCTTTGGTGTTTGCAATCTTTAAATTTACAACCACCTGATAAATTTTCAATATCACTAAATACTGAATCAATTCCAGCTTCGTCATACAACTGCAATTCACGCATACCAGGTGTGTCAATTACTATCCCTCCATGCGGCAATATAATGAGTTGACGATGAGTAGTTGTATGACAACCACGCCCATCATGCGAATTGATAGGCTTTATTGTCATCCGCTCTTCGCCCAGAAGCGTGTTTATCAGAGTGGACTTGCCCGTGCCTGAAGAACCCACAAAAGCTGCGGTGATACCATGTTTTAGATATTGATGAATTACCTCTAAACCCTGATGACAAATGGCGCTAATCACATGCACTGCAACACCAATACAAGCTTGTTCAACCTGGTTTTGGTGCAAGTT
The window above is part of the Deltaproteobacteria bacterium genome. Proteins encoded here:
- the rsgA gene encoding ribosome small subunit-dependent GTPase A; this encodes MYELTALGFNPFFKEQLLSNDANCARIAAEHRGGYEVWSDKGSGLAQLAGRLKHTLDSENLPGVGDWVVLQSQPDLEQISIIKRVLKRQTCFLRGAAGRQIQGQVIAANIDIVFIVCGLDNDYNLRRIQRYLARIWASGAQPVIILNKADVCSAVNLHQNQVEQACIGVAVHVISAICHQGLEVIHQYLKHGITAAFVGSSGTGKSTLINTLLGEERMTIKPINSHDGRGCHTTTHRQLIILPHGGIVIDTPGMRELQLYDEAGIDSVFSDIENLSGGCKFKDCKHQSEPGCAVRIAVATNSLANERLDYFLKMKSEAQAYALRHDEHQRRQADKAFGKQIARAKKSLQRIKKKY